The following are encoded in a window of Ranitomeya variabilis isolate aRanVar5 chromosome 6, aRanVar5.hap1, whole genome shotgun sequence genomic DNA:
- the LOC143781213 gene encoding zinc finger MYM-type protein 1-like: MCFVSTEKSFTIMSSYKHLSGAQKRKKKREESQKHAKMPKISSFFNAPSSAESSVTISHTEDLEARAESLCSSENSIQELAQSRDHPAASTVEQMARVTEASTEDICEKQADQPGTSGLASEEFVMPFDSSTSPINLACEKYITDRANFPVTITDSSVKMFIITHGPCRPPGPFPRDNDDNKRCFSAKYYEKITKTGQKFPVSWLCYSPKLNAAYCEPCWLFGDRRKLGFSPAWARGLKNWRGLSHKIQRHECSQSHLEACVVYDQWRRKGSIDLQTENQLRNQHNFWRQILKRIVNVTLTMAMANMPFRGHREKIGKINSGNFLAIIELLALYDPLLKELLELPEGTAKYLSPRIQNELIEILSTKVKSEILSQVNEAHFYSLIMDTTQDVSKTDQMSQVIRYVSVERNANMRATKVRIHEAFLGFQAIHDQRAAGIEKEILECIDSNGLSIHKCRGQGYDGAATISGIYSGVQARILEKEHNAMYVHCAAHNLNLVLQDAVSEITEISNFSDILQHVYTFFGESIRRWELLSSFTSSSSVTLKKLCPTRWSSRHESLLALRFRFSDVMMALSKIILISSKKTEINEAMALKKKMDSFQFVFLVVLQTKVLQTVNALSTMLQAESMDLSKATNLIKNAAEELSQFRNHFDEAKESAILLARSWGISPAFESKRLSKVKKHFDELSTDERLHIPEDRFKVTVFYEYLDIIVGQLSNRFNGMNRVVQYFRILQPADLASSSDEELYEAALQLQKKYNQDLSPAFPAQLLSFRCALKNDIQKLTSVKDLAHLLLVENSLLSSNLPDVCIVLLLFLTLPVTVASAERSFSKLKQIKNYLRSTMSEHRLSGLAILSIENARANQLDIDGIVDQFAEAKARRRQF, encoded by the coding sequence ATGTGCTTTGTTTCTACAGAAAAAAGCTTTACCATTATGTCAAGCTACAAGCATCTGAGCGGTGCTCAGAAGcgtaaaaaaaagagagaggaaagcCAGAAACATGCCAAAATGCCCAAAATCAGTAGTTTCTTCAATGCCCCTTCTTCTGCAGAGAGCTCTGTTACTATTTCACATACAGAAGATTTAGAAGCAAGGGCTGAAAGTCTTTGCTCCTCAGAGAATTCAATACAGGAACTGGCGCAATCCAGAGATCATCCTGCAGCAAGTACAGTTGAGCAAATGGCACGTGTTACTGAAGCTAGCACGGAAGATATTTGTGAAAAACAGGCAGACCAGCCAGGCACTTCTGGATTGGCTAGCGAAGAATTCGTTATGCCATTTGATAGCAGTACGAGTCCTATCAACCTTGCTTGTGAAAAATACATAACAGACAGAGCAAATTTCCCAGTTACTATAACAGACTCGTCTGTTAAGATGTTTATAATTACGCATGGCCCTTGCAGACCACCAGGACCATTTCCTAGAGATAATGACGACAATAAAAGATGCTTTTCTGCGAAGTATTATGAGAAAATAACGAAAACAGGTCAAAAATTTCCAGTTTCTTGGCTTTGTTACTCGCCAAAATTAAATGCAGCATACTGTGAGCCATGCTGGCTGTTTGGTGATCGAAGAAAATTAGGATTTTCCCCAGCTTGGGCCAGAGGACTTAAAAACTGGAGAGGCTTATCGCACAAAATACAACGCCATGAATGTTCACAATCTCATCTAGAAGCTTGTGTAGTTTATGATCAGTGGCGAAGAAAGGGATCAATTGACCTGCAAACTGAAAATCAGTTAAGAAATCAACATAATTTCTGGAGGCAAATTTTAAAAAGAATAGTGAATGTTACCCTAACAATGGCCATGGCTAACATGCCATTTCGGGGTCACAGAGAAAAAATTGGCAAAATCAATAGTGGTAATTTCCTGGCAATTATAGAGTTACTAGCACTCTATGATCCCCTGCTTAAGGAACTGCTGGAACTGCCAGAGGGCACAGCAAAATACCTTAGTCCCAGAATTCAAAACGAATTAATAGAAATTTTGTCAACCAAAGTAAAATCTGAGATTTTATCTCAAGTGAATGAAGCTCACTTCTATTCGCTGATCATGGATACAACGCAAGATGTATCAAAAACTGATCAGATGAGCCAAGTAATTAGATACGTGTCTGTTGAAAGGAATGCAAATATGAGAGCCACGAAAGTTCGCATCCATGAAGCCTTTCTTGgatttcaagccattcatgaccagcgTGCTGCTGGTATAGAGAAAGAGATCCTGGAATGCATTGACAGCAATGGCCTTTCCATTCATAAGTGCCGTGGTCAGGGCTATGATGGAGCTGCCACAATCAGTGGCATCTATTCTGGTGTGCAGGCCCGAATTTTAGAAAAAGAACACAATGCTATGTATGTTCACTGTGCAGCACATAATTTGAATCTTGTTCTTCAAGATGCTGTTTCAGAAATTACAGAAATTTCAAACTTTTCTGATATATTGCAACATGTctatacattttttggggaaagcaTACGACGTTGGGAGCTTTTGTCATCATTTACAAGCAGTTCATCGGTCACACTAAAAAAATTATGTCCCACACGCTGGTCTTCCCGTCATGAGTCGCTGCTTGCCCTAAGATTTCGTTTTTCTGATGTAATGATGGCATTGTCAAAAATCATCCTTATTTCAtccaaaaaaactgaaataaatgaggCAATGGCTCTTAAAAAGAAAATGGAttcatttcagtttgtttttttggttGTCCTTCAGACAAAAGTATTACAGACTGTTAATGCACTGTCAACCATGCTGCAGGCAGAAAGCATGGATTTATCTAAGGCAACTAATTTAATAAAGAATGCAGCTGAAGAACTTTCACAATTCAGAAATCATTTTGATGAAGCGAAAGAGAGCGCTATCTTGTTGGCACGCAGCTGGGGCATCTCCCCAGCTTTTGAAAGTAAGCGATTATCAAAAGTTAAAAAGCATTTTGATGAACTGAGTACGGATGAGAGATTGCACATTCCGGAGGACCGATTTAAAGTCACCGTGTTCTATGAGTATTTAGACATCATTGTAGGTCAGCTGTCAAACCGATTTAATGGAATGAATCGGGTTGTGCAGTATTTTAGGATACTTCAGCCTGCAGATCTGGCATCTTCCTCAGATGAGGAATTATATGAGGCTGCATTACAGCTGCAGAAAAAGTACAACCAAGATCTTTCACCAGCATTTCCAGCCCAGCTTCTGAGTTTTAGATGTGCTCTAAAGAATGACATTCAAAAATTGACATCTGTCAAGGACCTTGCACATTTACTGTTAGTCGAAAATAGCCTGCTATCGTCAAATCTACCGGATGTGTGCATAGTCTTACTTTTATTCCTAACCTTGCCAGTAACGGTAGCATCAGCAGAAAGATCCTTCtcaaaattaaaacaaattaaaaactatCTAAGAAGTACAATGTCTGAACACAGACTCTCTGGTCTTGCCATTCTAAGCATTGAAAATGCAAGAGCCAACCAACTTGACATAGATGGCATTGTTGACCAATTTGCTGAAGCAAAAGCACGTAGGCGCCAGTTCTAA